One Mycobacterium marseillense DNA window includes the following coding sequences:
- a CDS encoding class I SAM-dependent methyltransferase, with translation MASRHARFRFFYRVGFTPWEGHPIGQGLRDLVEGAGDTAPLPAGSALDVGCGTGDCAIYLAQHGWDVTGVDYVEKPLKKARAKARTADVAVGFVRADVTQLSDSGIGAGFQLIVDNGCIHNMSGGDREAYVREVGAIAAPDARLYIVAFPPGGRLGVPGIDHAEVERRFAPGWTLLSTGDERQLDEKTPTYYYLFQRRA, from the coding sequence ATGGCTTCTCGACACGCGCGATTTCGGTTCTTCTACCGGGTCGGCTTCACTCCGTGGGAAGGTCATCCGATCGGGCAGGGCCTGCGAGATCTGGTCGAGGGAGCCGGTGACACCGCGCCGCTGCCCGCCGGATCGGCCCTCGACGTGGGATGCGGCACCGGGGATTGCGCCATCTACCTCGCCCAGCACGGCTGGGACGTCACCGGGGTCGACTACGTCGAAAAGCCACTGAAAAAGGCGCGGGCCAAGGCCCGCACCGCCGACGTTGCGGTCGGATTTGTCCGCGCCGACGTCACGCAGCTGAGTGACTCCGGGATCGGGGCGGGCTTTCAGTTGATCGTCGACAACGGGTGTATCCACAACATGAGTGGCGGCGATCGCGAGGCCTACGTTCGGGAAGTTGGTGCCATCGCGGCACCCGACGCGCGGTTGTACATCGTCGCGTTCCCGCCTGGTGGCCGGCTCGGCGTACCGGGCATCGATCATGCTGAGGTCGAACGACGATTCGCGCCGGGCTGGACGTTGTTGTCCACGGGTGACGAGCGGCAGCTCGACGAGAAAACCCCGACGTATTATTACTTGTTCCAGCGACGCGCCTAA
- a CDS encoding cytochrome P450, whose protein sequence is MSLAESKRDVAALPLAPKNPLPYRERLKAIREFHTGTNKLRDVGGPVTRVTLGPRWLIPPIVLATSPQGIRDIVSVRDGSVDKTSTVATELRRLLGGNLFVLPHSEWLPRRRTLQPVFTRQRVRQFGGHMAEAAEVVCSKWHEGTEIDLDEQCRTLTLRALGRSVLGLDLDERSDAIAEPLRVATSYAVRRALRPIRAPEWMPTPARRHARRAAGAIRQLADEILQACRADDDREAPLVHALIAATDPETGKALSDDEIRDELIIFLFAGHDTTATTLTYALWALGRHPDFQERVAAEAAALGDGQLTPDDVARLGFTVQVLQEALRLCPPGPTGTRMASRDVEVGGYRVKAGTMLAFGRMAVQTDPALWDEALRFDPDRFSPGHAGDRDRWQYLPFGGGPRSCIGDHFAMLEATLALATIVRRVEIDSLSGDFPLAVPFTMVAAAPIRATIRLRH, encoded by the coding sequence GTGTCGCTCGCCGAGTCCAAACGTGACGTGGCCGCTTTGCCGTTGGCTCCGAAAAACCCGCTTCCGTATCGCGAGCGACTTAAGGCGATCAGGGAATTTCACACCGGCACGAACAAACTGCGCGATGTTGGCGGGCCTGTCACCCGGGTGACCTTAGGGCCTCGGTGGTTGATCCCGCCGATCGTATTGGCGACATCCCCGCAAGGAATCCGCGACATCGTCAGTGTGAGAGACGGTTCGGTCGATAAGACCAGCACGGTGGCCACCGAGCTTCGCCGGCTGCTCGGCGGAAACCTGTTCGTCTTACCGCACAGCGAGTGGCTGCCGCGGCGACGCACCCTGCAACCGGTGTTTACCCGGCAGCGTGTCCGTCAGTTCGGTGGGCACATGGCCGAGGCGGCGGAGGTCGTCTGCAGCAAGTGGCACGAGGGCACCGAGATCGATCTGGATGAGCAGTGCCGCACGCTGACATTGCGGGCGTTGGGGCGCTCGGTGTTGGGCTTGGACCTCGATGAGCGCTCCGACGCCATCGCTGAGCCGCTGCGCGTGGCGACGAGCTACGCGGTGAGGCGTGCGCTGCGGCCGATCCGCGCACCCGAGTGGATGCCGACCCCTGCGCGGAGGCACGCCCGGCGCGCCGCCGGAGCGATTCGTCAGCTGGCTGACGAGATTCTGCAAGCGTGCCGTGCCGATGACGACAGAGAGGCTCCGCTGGTTCATGCGCTGATCGCAGCCACTGATCCGGAAACCGGGAAAGCATTGTCGGACGACGAGATCCGTGATGAGTTGATCATCTTTCTGTTCGCCGGTCACGACACCACGGCGACGACCTTGACCTACGCGCTGTGGGCGCTGGGCCGCCATCCCGACTTCCAGGAGCGGGTCGCGGCCGAAGCCGCCGCGCTCGGTGACGGCCAGCTCACTCCCGACGACGTTGCACGGCTGGGCTTTACGGTCCAGGTACTGCAGGAAGCGCTGCGATTGTGCCCGCCGGGGCCGACCGGAACCCGGATGGCGTCCCGCGATGTAGAGGTCGGTGGCTATCGCGTTAAAGCCGGCACCATGCTCGCATTCGGACGAATGGCGGTACAGACAGATCCGGCCTTATGGGATGAAGCGCTCCGGTTCGATCCCGACCGGTTCAGCCCCGGACACGCCGGCGATCGTGACCGTTGGCAATATCTTCCATTCGGAGGCGGGCCTCGCTCATGCATCGGAGACCACTTCGCAATGCTCGAAGCCACTCTGGCGTTGGCCACCATCGTTCGCCGCGTCGAAATTGATTCCCTTTCGGGCGACTTCCCGCTGGCAGTTCCGTTCACCATGGTCGCGGCCGCTCCGATCAGGGCCACGATTCGACTGCGTCACTGA